Genomic DNA from Streptomyces sp. AM 2-1-1:
ATGGGCCTCGGTCAGGTCGGTGATGCGGGCGACCGGGTACGCGGTGCTGGTGGAGCTGTACGCGTGCCTGCTGGTGGCCGGGGCGTGGCTGGGCGCGGTCGTCCTGGGCTGACCCCTGACGGCCCGCGCCCCCGCGGCCGGAGGGACCGGTTCAGTCGCGGCGCCAGCCCTCCGCTTCCACCGTGTCGGTGTCCCCGGCGGCGAGCCGGTCGAAGAGCCGGAGCACGTCGTCGGTGGACGCCTGCTCGATGACGCCGGGGACGAGCCCGTCGTCCTCCACGTTCTCCCAGATCAGCAGCCCTCCCGCATAGGCGGTGAGGGACCAGCCTGACTCATGGGTGAGCGAGACGTCCGGGTTCTCCCGGTGGGTCTCGCCGAGGGCCGCCACCGCCGCCCGGACGGCGTCGGCATCGGGCTCCTCGACCGGAGTGCCCGTGATGTCGTACATGAAATAGGTCATGCCCCTCATTAGCTCATCAGGCCCGTCGGGCCGGGGCACCGGCCCGACGGGCGTGACGGGTCGTCTCTCCGCCGTGTCCAGCCCTTCCCGCCCGCCGAGCCGACGCGAAGAACCGGACACGGACTACCTGACGCGGCCCCGCTTGGCCTCCATGGCGGCCCGGCCCTCCGCTCCCCTGCGCTTCCACTCGCGGGTCATTTCGGTACGGACGCGGGCGTCGGTCTTGGCGGCGATCCGCTGGTTCTCGCGCAGCAGCTTGCGGTAGCTGTCGAGCCGCCGCACGGAGAGGCTCCCGTCCTCGACGGCCGCGATCACCGCGCAGCCGGGCTCACCGGCGTGGGCGCAGTCGTGGAAGCGGCACTCTCCGGCGAGTGCCTCGATCTCCGAGAAGACCTGCTCCACCCCCGTCTCCGCGTCCCAGAGCCCGACCCCGCGCAGTCCGGGGGTGTCGATGAGTACGCCTCCGTTCGGCAGCACCAGGAGGTTGCGGGTCGTGGTGGTGTGGCGGCCCTTCCCGTCCACGTCCCGGGCGGCCTTCACCGCCATCACCTCGTCGCCGAGGAGGGTGTTGGCGAGGGTGGACTTGCCCGCGCCGGAGATGCCGAGCAGCACGCTCGTACCGCTGGAGACGAGGGCGGTGAACACGTCGACGCCCTCGCCGGTGTGCGAGCTGACCGCGATGACCTGCGCGCCGGGGGCGACGGCCGCGACGTCCTCGGTGAGGTGCGCCAGCGTCGCCGCGTCGGGCACCAGGTCCGCCTTGGTCAGCACGACCACGGCCGCGGGCTGCTCCCGGCCGCCCTCCGAGCCGCCCAGCAGGGCGTCGCCGCCGGAGCTGGAGAGGGCGAGCGCGAGGAAGCGTTCGAGCCTCCCCAGGTCGAGTTCGACCGCGAGGGAGACGCAGATGACGATGTGGTCGATGTTGGTGGCGAGCACCTGCCCCTCGGAGCGTTGCGAGGAGGTCGACCGGACGAAGGCCGTGCGCCGGGGCAGCAGCGTACGGACGAACCGCGGGTCGCCGTCGGGGTCGACGGCCACCCAGTCGCCGGTGCAGATGATCCGCATCGGGTCGCGCGGGACCACGAAGGCGGTGTCCGCCCGCAGGGTGCCGGAAGGGGTGATCACGTCGCACCGGCCCCGGTCCACCCGCACCACACGGCCGGGCAGGAGTCCCTGCGCGGCGTACGGGGCGAAGGCGGTGGCCCAGGCGTCGTCCCAGCCGTAGGGCGTGAGCGGGTGCGAGAGGGCCGGGAGGCCGGAGTGAGCGGTGGGGAACGAGGAAGACAAGGGGAGACCCTTCGGAGGGTGGCCCCGGCAGCGCGCGTACGGCGCGGAGAAGGTGAAGGTCAGCCGGTGGCCACGGAGAAGTGGAGAACAGTGCTCGTCCGATTGCGGGCAGCGCCCGTCGCAGCGACAGTCATCAATGTCCTCACCTCCTGCTTCCTCACCGACTCGGTGTCCCCCGCGGTGCCGCACGGGAACGGTTCCCACCCTAGCCAGCCACCCCCCGCTTCCGTCAACGGAATTACCGGCCGCCGACGCGCGGGCCCTCCCCGGGCCGTCCGCTTCACCCGCTCCGGGCTTCCGCCCGCACCACCACACGTACCCGTGCGGCGAACTTAACCGAGATGTCCCTCGTTCAGGTGATAAGCATGCATGGCACCCGGTCCGCCACGGTTAGGGTGCCGAGCATGACCTCACCGCAGACGTCCACCCACCCATACTCACCCGCCCAGTTGGGCACCCAGATCGTGATCGGCTGGAGCGGCGAAAATCCCGAGAGCGGACGGGACGCCGCCTTCCTCCTGACCTACTCCCTCGGGGACGGACAGGACGGCCCCCACGCCGGGGAGGCCGCCATGCGGACCGCCCTCGAACGAGCGGGCCTCCAGGTCGGCGGCGGCGTCGCGAACGCGGCCGAGCAGCCGGGACTCCAGGTCAAGCTCCTCGTCCAGGCCGGCCAGGCGGTCCTGACGCTCCCCCACTTCACGGCGCAGTATCCCGCCCCCGCGGAGTGGCTGGCCGCCGCCCGGGACCAGGCCCAGGTGTACTGCATGTTCGCGACCCGCCCCTGGCCCGAGGCGGTACCGGGCCGGCCGGTGACCGAGGACCAGCTGCGCGCGTTCGCCGCCAGCCCCGACACCGTCGCCACGGCGGCCCACTGCCTCATGCCGGTGCGCTCCCTCGGCTGACCCGGCCCCGGACGGACATGACGATGCCCACCACCCCCCGTGGGGTGGTGGGCATCGTCGTGGGCGGTGCCTCACCGGCGGGCGCGGGCGGCGGCGGAGAGGGTCCCGCCGGCCGCCCGGCCGCGCGCGGGTCAGTTGTTGGCGACGCCGTTGCCCGAGAGGACCGGGATGTCGTCCAGGACGTGCGACAGCGGCTCGTCGCCCTTCGCCTGGGTGGAGTTGTCCGCGCACTGCTGGTTCTGCGGGTTGGACAGGACGTTGACGTCCTGGACCGTGATCGGGACGAGCCCGATCAGCGAGCCGACGTTGGCCTTGACCGGCACGCCGAGGCACAGCTTGTTCAGGGTGCCCTGGATGAGCTGGTTCTGAGGGCTGAAGGCGCCGGCGGTCTCGCTGTTGCCGAACTCCGACTCGGCACCGTTCCCGTTGACCGTCGTGGTGCCTCCGTCGTTGCCGATCGCCATGGCCATGGGGGCCGCACCGACGGACAGACCGATCAGGGACACAGCCATCGCCGCGCCGGTCATCATCTTCTTCATCACGCTTCACCTTTCGGAGCGTTCCGTTGTGGAACGTATTGATCAACCCCCTGCGACGGATTCGGTTGCGCAGTACCACTCAAATGGGTTCGATCTGGCGTGAAATAGACGCCATCGGCCTACCTTCCGGGGGCTTTGCGGTGATTTCGCGCCGCTGGAATGCGGTGGGCAGAGGCCGCATGGAAGGGTGCGGCAGGTTGGGGGACCCGGTGTGCCGCCTGCCATTCGGCGAACAGCCGGTCGTAGATGGGGGTGTCACTCTCCGCGGGTCCCTGCCCGTGCGGCGGATTCTGACTGTCGTACTGGTCCATGGAAGAGCCCTACCCGCGCCCGCCCGGCGCCCGGCCGGCGCTGCGGCATCCGGCCCAACCGCCCTGCCGGGACGGCCCCTCGGGCCGGACGTCCGGCCTTTCCCCGGGCTCCTGGGCCCCGGCGGCCCGGTCACCGCCGCTCGGGCGCGGCCGGTCGGGTGCCGACTCCCCGGGGCGAAAGGCCCGGGCGC
This window encodes:
- a CDS encoding DUF5949 family protein, whose amino-acid sequence is MTSPQTSTHPYSPAQLGTQIVIGWSGENPESGRDAAFLLTYSLGDGQDGPHAGEAAMRTALERAGLQVGGGVANAAEQPGLQVKLLVQAGQAVLTLPHFTAQYPAPAEWLAAARDQAQVYCMFATRPWPEAVPGRPVTEDQLRAFAASPDTVATAAHCLMPVRSLG
- the rsgA gene encoding ribosome small subunit-dependent GTPase A, coding for MSSSFPTAHSGLPALSHPLTPYGWDDAWATAFAPYAAQGLLPGRVVRVDRGRCDVITPSGTLRADTAFVVPRDPMRIICTGDWVAVDPDGDPRFVRTLLPRRTAFVRSTSSQRSEGQVLATNIDHIVICVSLAVELDLGRLERFLALALSSSGGDALLGGSEGGREQPAAVVVLTKADLVPDAATLAHLTEDVAAVAPGAQVIAVSSHTGEGVDVFTALVSSGTSVLLGISGAGKSTLANTLLGDEVMAVKAARDVDGKGRHTTTTRNLLVLPNGGVLIDTPGLRGVGLWDAETGVEQVFSEIEALAGECRFHDCAHAGEPGCAVIAAVEDGSLSVRRLDSYRKLLRENQRIAAKTDARVRTEMTREWKRRGAEGRAAMEAKRGRVR
- a CDS encoding rodlin, encoding MKKMMTGAAMAVSLIGLSVGAAPMAMAIGNDGGTTTVNGNGAESEFGNSETAGAFSPQNQLIQGTLNKLCLGVPVKANVGSLIGLVPITVQDVNVLSNPQNQQCADNSTQAKGDEPLSHVLDDIPVLSGNGVANN